GTGACAGCGGAGGTGTGGAAGGCCGGGCTCAACACGGTGCCGACGCGGGTGGTCTTAGCCGAGGTGTCGGAGCGGGAGATGAGGACGCCGCCGCCCTTTTCATCCTTGCCGTAGGTCCAGGTGCGCCATGCGGTGCCGAAGGTGAAGAACGCGGAGTTGTTGCCACCAGCAGCGACGGAGCTACCGGTTTGGGCAGCGCCACCCGGGTTGAAGCGGCAGCTCGGCGAGTTCGTCGTTGCGTCGCAGCGGAGCGACGGGTTGGAGAACGCGCGGCCTTTGTATTGCCAGCTACCGATACCGGTCCAGAAGGCCGGAACCAAGGACGGGTTTTCGATCGCGGTGCCGCTATAGGTGCTCAGGAGGCCGTTCATGGCCATACCGGAGATGCCTTCGGTGCCTTTGTAGGTGTCGCCAGCGACGGTTTGGGTCAGCTGGAGGTTGCTCGAGTACATTTCCTTGTTCTTGATGTACGGGAGCATGGAGGTCGACCAGTGGACTTGGACTTCCGGGATGACCGTGTCCCAACCGCCGCTCGTGATGGCGTCAG
This window of the Armatimonadota bacterium genome carries:
- a CDS encoding prepilin-type N-terminal cleavage/methylation domain-containing protein → MKKAFTLIELLVVIAIIAILAAILFPVFAQAKEAAKKTQALSNTKQMGTASAIYMADYDDNFPLSYSIRAAGTVRWNTIVPFPADAITSGGWDTVIPEVQVHWSTSMLPYIKNKEMYSSNLQLTQTVAGDTYKGTEGISGMAMNGLLSTYSGTAIENPSLVPAFWTGIGSWQYKGRAFSNPSLRCDATTNSPSCRFNPGGAAQTGSSVAAGGNNSAFFTFGTAWRTWTYGKDEKGGGVLISRSDTSAKTTRVGTVLSPAFHTSAVTDPYAYVVANSGSFAYWTTSQGDCSNPGADTGTYQYICYFRPDRTR